The proteins below come from a single Synechococcus sp. WH 8101 genomic window:
- a CDS encoding N2,N2-dimethylguanosine tRNA methyltransferase gives MPPQPLGQVPSHYREGAADLSLGPGFFRPESRPARDCSVLLAAWQRRQAPERSLRWLDLMAGCGIRALRWGLEAASTSPGPLELWVNDADDARRALLRANLARLHGGEGSPESLLVEQRSLPAEVLLRQAYLEQRYFDLIDLDAFGCPNGLLQATLQVLAFEGILLLASTDGRSPTGHDRSAAVRRFGAAARAHPASWEIALRLQLAALAREAWLMGRGLEPLLSFSDGRTFRLAVRLRQRLAAGEECQLGLLARCEACGAQASQSMLRLQGWPACACPAGAGRWAVSGPLWLGPLQQPALLLALPQLGAGMQGGVAPASARLLARLAADPGSPLLCWSTAELARRLRLNGPPAVAAVVEALRAQGHQALASGVMAGQLRTDAPYALLLQTCRHLGREDR, from the coding sequence TTGCCTCCACAGCCCCTGGGCCAGGTTCCCTCTCACTATCGCGAAGGCGCTGCGGACCTGAGCCTTGGGCCGGGGTTCTTTCGGCCCGAGTCGCGCCCTGCCCGTGATTGTTCGGTGTTGCTCGCGGCCTGGCAGCGGCGACAGGCCCCCGAGCGCTCCCTCCGCTGGCTCGATCTGATGGCCGGCTGTGGCATCCGTGCCCTGCGTTGGGGGTTGGAGGCCGCGTCTACCAGTCCAGGGCCTCTCGAACTCTGGGTCAATGACGCCGATGACGCTCGCAGGGCGCTTCTGCGCGCCAACCTCGCCCGCCTGCACGGCGGCGAAGGGAGCCCGGAGTCGTTGCTTGTGGAGCAACGCTCGCTGCCGGCGGAGGTGTTGTTGCGCCAGGCCTATCTCGAGCAGCGTTATTTCGATCTGATCGATCTTGATGCCTTCGGCTGCCCCAACGGCTTGTTGCAGGCCACCCTCCAGGTGCTGGCCTTCGAGGGGATCCTGTTGCTGGCCAGCACCGATGGCCGCTCCCCCACGGGCCACGACCGATCGGCGGCGGTGCGGCGATTCGGCGCAGCGGCCCGCGCCCATCCCGCCAGCTGGGAGATCGCCCTGCGGTTGCAGCTGGCGGCCCTGGCCCGGGAGGCTTGGTTGATGGGTCGTGGTCTCGAGCCGCTCTTGTCCTTCAGCGACGGTCGCACCTTCCGGTTGGCGGTGCGCTTGCGCCAGCGTCTCGCTGCCGGGGAGGAGTGTCAGCTCGGTCTGCTCGCCCGCTGCGAGGCCTGCGGTGCCCAGGCGAGTCAGTCGATGCTCCGCTTGCAGGGCTGGCCGGCCTGTGCCTGCCCAGCCGGTGCTGGGCGCTGGGCGGTGAGTGGTCCGCTCTGGCTGGGACCGCTCCAGCAGCCCGCCTTGCTGTTGGCGTTGCCGCAGCTGGGTGCGGGGATGCAGGGCGGCGTGGCGCCGGCCAGCGCGCGGCTGCTGGCGCGCCTGGCCGCTGATCCAGGCTCGCCTTTGCTCTGTTGGTCGACGGCGGAACTGGCTCGCCGCTTGCGGCTGAACGGCCCTCCGGCGGTGGCGGCCGTGGTGGAGGCGTTGCGCGCGCAGGGCCATCAAGCCCTGGCCAGTGGGGTGATGGCGGGCCAGCTGCGCACGGATGCCCCCTACGCCCTGTTGTTGCAAACCTGCCGCCATTTGGGGCGTGAGGATCGTTAA
- the psbC gene encoding photosystem II reaction center protein CP43, whose protein sequence is METPFDAGLVATGGKDLDSTGYAWWAGNARLINLSGRLLGAHVAHAGLMVFWAGAMMLFEVSHFTFDKPMYEQGLILFPHVATLGYGVGPGGEVTDLYPFFVVGVLHLISSAVLGLGGLYHALRGPEILENYSTFFSQDWRDKNQMTNIIGYHLILLGVGALLLVFKAMFFGGVYDTWAPGGGDVRLITNPTLDPGVIFGYLFRAPFGGEGWIIGVNSMEDIIGGHIWLGLTLIFGGIWHVITKPFGWVRRAFIWNGEAYLSYSLGALSFMSFIASAYIWFNNTAYPSEFYGPTNAEASQAQSFTFLVRDQRLGANIGSAMGPTGLGKYLMRSPTGEIIFGGETMRFWDFRGPWLEPLRGPNGLSLDKLQNDIQPWQVRRAAEYMTHAPNASINSVGGIITEPNSVNFVNIRQWLAATQFVLAFFFLVGHLWHAGRARAAAAGFEKGIDRQAEPTLAMPDLD, encoded by the coding sequence GTGGAAACGCCCTTTGATGCTGGTCTTGTCGCCACTGGCGGCAAAGACCTCGACTCCACCGGCTATGCCTGGTGGGCTGGCAATGCCCGTCTGATCAACCTGTCCGGCCGTCTGCTCGGTGCCCACGTGGCTCACGCAGGCCTGATGGTGTTCTGGGCCGGCGCCATGATGCTGTTCGAGGTGAGCCACTTCACCTTCGACAAGCCCATGTATGAACAGGGTCTGATCCTGTTCCCCCACGTCGCCACCCTGGGTTATGGCGTAGGCCCCGGCGGTGAGGTCACCGATCTCTACCCCTTCTTCGTGGTGGGTGTGCTGCACCTGATCAGTTCCGCCGTGCTCGGCCTAGGCGGTCTTTACCACGCCCTGCGCGGTCCTGAAATTCTGGAGAACTACTCCACCTTCTTCTCCCAGGACTGGCGCGATAAGAACCAGATGACCAACATCATTGGCTACCACCTGATCCTGCTTGGGGTCGGTGCGCTGCTGCTGGTGTTCAAAGCGATGTTCTTCGGTGGCGTCTACGACACCTGGGCCCCCGGCGGTGGTGACGTGCGTCTAATCACCAACCCCACCCTGGATCCCGGTGTGATCTTCGGTTATCTGTTCCGCGCCCCCTTCGGTGGCGAGGGCTGGATCATCGGTGTGAACTCGATGGAAGACATCATCGGTGGCCATATCTGGCTGGGTCTGACCCTGATCTTCGGTGGCATCTGGCACGTGATCACCAAGCCCTTCGGCTGGGTGCGACGCGCCTTCATCTGGAACGGTGAGGCCTACCTGAGCTACAGCCTCGGCGCCCTGAGCTTCATGAGCTTCATCGCCTCGGCTTACATCTGGTTCAACAACACCGCCTACCCCTCGGAGTTCTACGGCCCCACCAACGCCGAAGCCTCCCAGGCCCAGAGCTTCACTTTCCTGGTGCGTGACCAACGCCTCGGCGCCAACATTGGTTCCGCCATGGGTCCCACCGGTCTGGGTAAGTACCTGATGCGCTCCCCCACCGGCGAGATCATCTTCGGTGGTGAAACCATGCGCTTCTGGGACTTCCGTGGTCCTTGGCTGGAGCCCCTGCGTGGGCCCAACGGTCTGAGCCTCGACAAGCTTCAGAACGACATCCAGCCCTGGCAGGTGCGTCGCGCTGCTGAGTACATGACCCACGCGCCCAACGCGTCGATCAACTCCGTGGGCGGCATCATCACCGAACCCAACTCGGTGAACTTCGTGAACATCCGCCAGTGGCTGGCTGCGACCCAGTTCGTGCTCGCCTTCTTCTTCCTGGTGGGTCACCTCTGGCATGCCGGCCGCGCCCGCGCTGCTGCTGCTGGCTTTGAAAAAGGCATCGACCGTCAGGCCGAGCCCACCCTGGCCATGCCCGACCTCGACTGA
- the ilvN gene encoding acetolactate synthase small subunit: protein MKHTLSVLVEDESGALSRIAGLFARRGFNIDSLAVGPAESDGRSRLTMVVDGDDHTLQQMTHQLDKLVNVLQVLDLSQIPAVERELMLLKVAAPAEQRSAIFDLVQVFRAKVVDVADEALTLEVVGDPGKLVALERLMAPYGILEIARTGKVALERASGVNTELLKAAISGNRVPA, encoded by the coding sequence ATGAAGCACACCCTGTCCGTGCTGGTGGAAGACGAATCCGGCGCCCTCAGCCGCATCGCCGGCCTGTTCGCCCGCCGGGGCTTCAACATCGACAGCCTGGCCGTGGGGCCGGCGGAATCCGATGGGCGATCCCGGCTGACGATGGTGGTGGACGGCGATGACCACACCCTGCAACAGATGACCCATCAGCTCGACAAGCTGGTGAACGTGCTGCAGGTGCTCGATCTCTCGCAGATTCCCGCAGTGGAGAGGGAACTGATGCTGCTGAAGGTGGCCGCGCCGGCGGAGCAGCGCAGCGCCATCTTCGATCTGGTGCAGGTGTTTCGCGCCAAGGTGGTGGACGTGGCCGATGAAGCCCTCACCCTGGAAGTGGTGGGCGATCCGGGCAAACTGGTGGCCTTGGAACGGCTGATGGCCCCCTACGGCATTCTCGAGATCGCCCGCACGGGGAAGGTGGCCCTGGAGCGGGCTTCCGGTGTGAACACGGAACTCTTGAAGGCAGCCATCAGCGGCAACCGGGTGCCCGCCTGA
- a CDS encoding alpha/beta fold hydrolase: MEATIHQIAPTAASAGLKTGADWGDGGDWHWQGLRCHWRALGPEQGRPLVLLHGFGASSDHWRHNAAPLAAAGFRVYSLDLIGFGRSDQPGHRRQRPLDNRLWGRQVNAFLEQVVDVPAREPAVLVGHSLGGLTALTAAVLRPDLVAAVAAAPLPDPALIQPLPLRRPRRWRRLRRPLVVLAMRLLPLELLLPVISRTGLLRLGLQGAYRRSIRHDRELQHLIARPARRRSAARALRAMSIGMALRPRGATAPALLEQLAVQDQATPLLLLWGRQDRFVPYMIGERLQRQHPWLELAVVEESGHCPHDERPEAFHATVLAWLDRSLDAINTPMGPVRGA, from the coding sequence GTGGAGGCAACCATTCACCAGATTGCTCCGACGGCTGCATCCGCCGGTCTCAAGACAGGGGCGGACTGGGGCGACGGCGGCGATTGGCACTGGCAGGGTTTGCGATGCCACTGGCGCGCCCTTGGCCCGGAGCAGGGGCGACCGCTGGTGCTGTTGCACGGTTTCGGAGCGAGCAGCGACCACTGGCGCCACAACGCCGCTCCCCTCGCCGCCGCCGGCTTTCGGGTCTACAGCCTCGATCTGATCGGGTTCGGCCGCTCCGACCAACCCGGGCATCGGCGGCAGCGCCCGCTCGACAACCGTCTCTGGGGCCGCCAGGTGAACGCCTTCCTCGAGCAGGTGGTGGACGTGCCGGCGAGGGAGCCGGCGGTGTTGGTGGGGCATTCACTCGGTGGGCTCACCGCCCTTACCGCTGCCGTGCTTCGGCCCGACCTGGTGGCGGCGGTGGCGGCGGCGCCGCTCCCCGATCCAGCCCTGATCCAACCGCTGCCCCTGCGGCGCCCCAGGCGCTGGCGGCGGCTTCGCCGGCCGCTGGTGGTGCTGGCGATGCGTCTCTTGCCCCTGGAACTGCTCCTGCCCGTGATCAGCCGCACCGGGCTGTTGCGGCTAGGCCTGCAGGGTGCCTACCGACGTTCGATCCGTCACGACCGGGAGCTGCAGCACCTGATCGCCCGACCGGCGCGACGCAGGAGTGCCGCCCGCGCCCTGAGGGCGATGAGCATCGGCATGGCCTTGCGCCCGCGCGGCGCCACCGCACCGGCCCTGCTGGAACAACTCGCCGTTCAGGATCAGGCAACGCCCCTGCTGCTGCTCTGGGGCCGGCAGGATCGCTTCGTTCCCTACATGATTGGAGAACGTTTGCAACGCCAGCATCCCTGGCTCGAGCTGGCGGTGGTGGAAGAGAGCGGCCACTGCCCCCACGATGAACGGCCCGAGGCGTTCCACGCCACGGTGCTGGCCTGGCTGGACCGTAGTTTGGATGCCATCAACACTCCTATGGGACCTGTTCGAGGGGCATGA
- a CDS encoding peptidylprolyl isomerase has product MKRPSWITSALSLLLCLPLLVSCARSTTASVPAGCAQASSPCLTGKATVQMTTNRGAITLEINGDAAPVTAGNFVDLVKRGVYNGTVFHRVVREPVPFVVQGGDPASSDPKTPKNSYGTGSFVDPATGQARFIPLEVKFRGEDQPRYSRVSTNPSDLLQIELAHERGSLAMARSQAPDSASAQFYIALRPLPELDGRYAVFGRVTKGMEVVDAIQQDDKIIKAELLKP; this is encoded by the coding sequence ATGAAGCGTCCCTCCTGGATCACCTCGGCCCTGAGCCTGTTGCTGTGTCTGCCGTTGCTGGTGAGCTGTGCCCGCTCCACCACCGCTTCGGTTCCAGCCGGTTGCGCCCAGGCGAGCAGCCCCTGCCTCACCGGAAAGGCCACGGTGCAGATGACCACCAATCGCGGTGCCATCACGCTGGAGATCAACGGCGATGCCGCCCCGGTCACCGCTGGCAACTTCGTGGATCTGGTGAAGCGCGGCGTTTACAACGGCACCGTGTTTCACCGGGTGGTGCGCGAGCCCGTTCCCTTCGTGGTGCAGGGCGGCGATCCCGCTTCTAGCGATCCCAAGACCCCCAAAAACAGCTACGGCACCGGCAGCTTTGTGGATCCCGCTACGGGGCAGGCCCGCTTCATTCCGCTGGAGGTGAAATTCCGTGGTGAGGATCAACCCCGCTACAGTCGCGTCAGCACCAATCCCAGCGATCTGCTGCAGATCGAGCTCGCCCATGAGCGGGGCTCTCTGGCGATGGCACGCTCCCAGGCACCCGATTCCGCCAGCGCCCAGTTCTATATCGCCCTCCGGCCCTTGCCGGAGCTCGATGGCCGCTACGCCGTGTTCGGGCGAGTGACCAAGGGCATGGAAGTCGTGGATGCAATCCAGCAAGACGACAAAATCATCAAAGCCGAACTGCTCAAGCCCTGA
- the psbD gene encoding photosystem II D2 protein (photosystem q(a) protein), which yields MTIAVGRAPQRGWFDVLDDWLKRDRFVFVGWSGILLFPTAYLAIGGWLTGTTFVTSWYTHGIASSYLEGCNFLTAAVSTPADAMGHSLLLLWGPEAQGDFVRWCQLGGLWAFVALHGAFALIGFMLRQFEIARLVGIRPYNAIAFSGPIAVFVSVFLMYPLGQSSWFFAPSFGVAAIFRFLLFLQGFHNWTLNPFHMMGVAGILGGALLCAIHGATVENTLFEDGEQSNTFKAFEPTQEEETYSMVTANRFWSQIFGIAFSNKRWLHFFMLFVPVMGLWTSSIGIIGLALNLRAYDFVSQEIRAAEDPEFETFYTKNILLNEGLRAWMAPADQPHENFVFPEEVLPRGNAL from the coding sequence ATGACGATCGCTGTAGGACGCGCGCCACAGCGGGGATGGTTCGACGTCCTCGATGACTGGCTCAAGCGCGACCGCTTCGTTTTTGTCGGCTGGTCCGGCATTCTCCTCTTCCCCACGGCCTATCTGGCCATCGGTGGTTGGCTCACCGGCACCACCTTCGTCACCTCCTGGTACACCCACGGCATCGCCTCCTCGTACCTGGAAGGTTGCAACTTCCTCACCGCTGCGGTGTCCACCCCCGCTGATGCGATGGGCCACAGCCTGTTGCTGCTCTGGGGCCCTGAGGCCCAGGGTGACTTCGTGCGCTGGTGTCAGCTCGGCGGCCTCTGGGCCTTCGTGGCTCTGCACGGTGCCTTCGCCCTGATCGGCTTCATGCTGCGTCAGTTCGAGATCGCCCGTCTCGTTGGCATCCGTCCTTACAACGCCATCGCCTTCTCCGGTCCGATTGCGGTGTTCGTCAGCGTCTTCCTGATGTACCCCCTCGGCCAGAGCAGCTGGTTCTTCGCGCCCAGCTTCGGTGTGGCAGCGATCTTCCGCTTCCTGCTCTTCCTGCAGGGCTTCCACAACTGGACCCTGAACCCCTTCCACATGATGGGCGTGGCCGGCATCCTTGGCGGTGCTCTGCTCTGCGCTATCCACGGCGCCACCGTGGAAAACACCTTGTTTGAGGACGGTGAACAGTCGAACACCTTCAAGGCGTTCGAGCCCACCCAGGAAGAAGAGACCTATTCGATGGTCACCGCCAACCGCTTCTGGAGCCAGATCTTCGGGATCGCCTTTTCCAACAAGCGCTGGCTGCACTTCTTCATGCTGTTCGTGCCTGTGATGGGCCTGTGGACCAGCTCCATCGGCATCATCGGCCTGGCCCTCAACCTGCGCGCCTACGACTTCGTGTCACAGGAAATCCGCGCTGCAGAAGATCCCGAATTCGAGACCTTCTACACCAAGAACATCCTTCTGAATGAAGGTCTGCGTGCCTGGATGGCACCGGCTGACCAGCCGCACGAAAACTTCGTCTTCCCTGAAGAGGTTCTGCCCCGTGGAAACGCCCTTTGA
- a CDS encoding methyltransferase domain-containing protein, with product MVGFTELTMASCCGPAGLDQTDAVQQRYGAAAAEREACLCTPVAFDAALLEVIPAEVVERDYGCGDPTRWVQSGDTVLDLGSGSGKNAFICAQVVGAGGRVLGVDRNAEMLALSRAAAPVVAQRIGVANVEFLEGAIEALDASTANGQPLVADASVDLVLSNCVLNLVNPSARERLLANIRRVLRPGGRVAISDIVCDRPVPLALQQDPDLWSGCISGAWQEQAFLADFEALGFEDVHYADRSSEPWRVVEGIEFRAVTLVGVVPAG from the coding sequence ATGGTCGGATTCACTGAACTCACCATGGCGTCCTGCTGCGGCCCTGCGGGCCTTGATCAGACCGATGCGGTGCAGCAGCGGTATGGCGCTGCTGCAGCTGAGCGGGAAGCCTGTCTCTGCACCCCTGTGGCCTTTGATGCCGCCCTGCTCGAGGTGATCCCGGCTGAGGTGGTGGAGCGCGATTATGGCTGTGGTGATCCCACCCGCTGGGTGCAGTCGGGTGACACCGTGCTTGATCTGGGCAGCGGCAGCGGCAAGAACGCCTTCATCTGTGCTCAGGTGGTGGGGGCCGGCGGCCGGGTGCTCGGGGTGGATCGCAACGCCGAGATGCTCGCCCTCTCCCGTGCGGCAGCTCCCGTGGTGGCCCAGCGGATCGGTGTGGCCAATGTGGAGTTTCTGGAGGGTGCGATCGAGGCTCTCGACGCCTCCACAGCGAACGGGCAGCCCCTGGTGGCGGATGCCAGCGTTGATCTGGTGCTCAGCAACTGCGTGCTCAACCTGGTGAACCCCTCCGCCCGTGAGCGGTTGCTGGCCAACATCCGGCGTGTGTTGCGCCCCGGCGGTCGGGTGGCGATCAGCGACATCGTCTGCGATCGGCCCGTGCCCCTCGCCCTGCAGCAGGACCCAGATCTGTGGAGTGGCTGCATCAGCGGCGCCTGGCAGGAGCAGGCCTTCCTCGCTGATTTCGAGGCGCTCGGTTTTGAGGACGTGCACTACGCCGATCGCTCCAGCGAGCCCTGGCGCGTGGTGGAGGGCATCGAGTTCCGCGCTGTCACGCTCGTCGGCGTTGTGCCGGCCGGCTGA
- a CDS encoding nucleotidyltransferase domain-containing protein, which yields MASPPSNSNTVAEIRERKLQRRLADLRDSAERLVVGCPGGSLWLFGSLARGDWDAYSDVDMLAIAATSEDAETLADAVFSHQVADDVLALSTTEWERLRCSQDPYWQAISRDALCLAKG from the coding sequence ATGGCATCCCCTCCAAGCAACTCCAACACTGTGGCGGAGATCCGCGAGCGCAAACTTCAACGGCGTCTTGCGGATCTGCGGGACTCAGCTGAACGACTGGTCGTTGGTTGTCCCGGGGGCAGCCTCTGGCTGTTTGGCTCACTGGCAAGAGGAGATTGGGATGCTTACTCCGATGTCGACATGCTCGCCATTGCCGCCACCTCCGAAGATGCCGAGACCCTGGCTGATGCGGTGTTCAGCCATCAAGTAGCCGACGATGTTCTGGCCCTGTCAACAACGGAATGGGAGCGGCTTCGCTGCAGCCAGGATCCCTATTGGCAAGCAATCAGCCGAGATGCCCTGTGCTTAGCGAAGGGATGA
- a CDS encoding NAD(P)H-binding protein: MQVLVVGGTGTLGRQIASRALEAGHQVRCMVRTPRKAAFLQEWGCELTRGDLLEPASLDYALDGVDAVIDAATSRPNDPRSVYETDWDGKLNLFRACETAGVKRIVFLSLLLADQYRQVPLMEIKSCTEQLLRDSDFDYTILQGAAFMQGVIGQFAIPVLESQTVWVSGSPTAIAYMNTQDMARFAVAALERDETIRGSYPVVGPKAWNTGEVVQLCEQACGKSARVFRVPPALLELMRGICNFFEPAVNVAERLAFAEVTGGGARLDAPMEASYEAFGLDPAETTTLESYLNEYYTTILKRLRDMEKDLDKDAKKKLPF, encoded by the coding sequence ATGCAGGTTCTGGTGGTTGGAGGAACCGGCACGCTCGGTCGGCAGATTGCCAGCCGAGCCCTTGAGGCTGGCCATCAGGTGCGCTGCATGGTGCGGACACCCCGAAAGGCTGCGTTTCTGCAGGAGTGGGGTTGCGAACTCACCCGGGGTGATCTTCTCGAACCCGCAAGTCTCGATTACGCCCTGGATGGGGTCGACGCGGTCATTGATGCTGCCACCAGTCGTCCGAATGATCCCCGCAGCGTCTACGAGACCGACTGGGACGGCAAGCTGAACCTGTTTCGCGCCTGCGAAACGGCCGGAGTGAAACGGATCGTGTTTCTCTCGCTGCTCCTGGCGGATCAGTACCGCCAGGTGCCGCTGATGGAGATCAAATCCTGCACGGAGCAGTTGCTACGGGACTCGGATTTCGACTACACGATCCTTCAGGGTGCGGCCTTCATGCAGGGGGTGATCGGCCAGTTCGCCATTCCGGTGCTTGAGAGCCAGACCGTGTGGGTGAGTGGCAGCCCCACGGCGATCGCCTACATGAATACGCAGGACATGGCGCGGTTTGCAGTGGCGGCCCTGGAGCGTGACGAGACCATACGGGGCAGCTATCCGGTGGTGGGTCCGAAGGCCTGGAACACCGGCGAGGTGGTGCAGCTCTGCGAGCAGGCCTGCGGCAAATCAGCGCGGGTGTTCCGCGTGCCGCCGGCTCTGCTGGAGCTGATGCGTGGCATTTGCAATTTCTTTGAGCCCGCCGTCAACGTGGCGGAACGCCTCGCCTTCGCGGAAGTCACCGGCGGTGGGGCCCGCCTCGATGCGCCGATGGAAGCCAGCTACGAGGCGTTCGGTCTCGATCCCGCGGAGACCACCACGCTCGAGTCGTATCTCAACGAGTACTACACCACGATTCTCAAGCGTCTGCGCGACATGGAGAAAGACCTCGATAAGGATGCCAAGAAGAAACTGCCCTTCTGA
- a CDS encoding photosystem I assembly protein Ycf4 gives MAADLLEQPVVGSRRLSNVLVALMVSIGGIGFLFASLSSYLGRDLLPLGHPAGLVFVPQGLVMGLYSIAAALLATYLWAVIAIDVGAGTNRFDKAAGVVTISRRGFRRPISVEIPLKDVKAVKVEVRDGFNTRRRVSLRVQGRRDMPLTRVGEPLPLAQLEQDGAELARFLGVNLEGL, from the coding sequence ATGGCGGCCGATCTGCTCGAACAACCGGTGGTGGGATCCCGCCGCCTCTCCAATGTGCTGGTGGCGCTGATGGTCAGCATCGGCGGTATCGGCTTTCTGTTTGCCTCGCTCTCCAGCTACCTGGGTCGCGATCTTCTGCCCCTGGGCCACCCCGCCGGCCTGGTGTTCGTACCTCAGGGCCTTGTGATGGGCCTCTACAGCATCGCTGCGGCCCTGCTGGCCACCTACCTCTGGGCGGTGATTGCCATTGACGTGGGCGCCGGCACCAACCGTTTCGATAAAGCCGCCGGTGTGGTCACGATCTCCCGGCGTGGCTTCCGCAGGCCGATCAGCGTGGAGATTCCCCTCAAAGATGTGAAGGCGGTGAAGGTGGAGGTGCGCGATGGCTTCAATACGCGCCGGCGGGTGTCCTTACGTGTACAGGGGCGTCGCGACATGCCGCTGACCCGTGTGGGCGAGCCCCTGCCCCTGGCCCAGCTGGAACAGGATGGGGCTGAACTGGCCCGTTTCCTCGGCGTCAATCTCGAAGGTCTCTGA
- a CDS encoding AAA family ATPase produces MIHRLAVSGYRSLQNVVVPFGQLTLVTGANGSGKSNLYRALRLLTAAARGTMVGALAQEGGLPAVMWAGPERLSRAMREGAQPVQGGPRQQAVRLRLGFAAEPFSYAVELGYPQERQSAFALDPQLKGEWIWAGESFHPRAVLSSSGAQPDPDQSIFQRGFDPEPQPEVMLLREQILSWRFYDSFRTDPGAPDRQPRVGTRCFALSGDGSDLPAAVQTILENGDGNGLQQAMNDAFPGCHLSVQNDGGLFRLNVHQPGLLRPLEAAELSDGTLRYLLLTVALFSPRLPPLLVLNEPESSLHPELLAPLARLIQAAAERTQVWVIAHASALINALAEQPHCRHLHLEREMGATQVQAQTTLERCSWRWPGSLNV; encoded by the coding sequence ATGATTCACCGCCTCGCCGTGAGCGGCTATCGCTCCCTGCAGAACGTCGTGGTGCCCTTCGGCCAGCTCACGCTGGTGACCGGCGCCAACGGCAGTGGCAAATCGAACCTCTACCGAGCCCTGCGCTTACTCACAGCCGCAGCGCGAGGAACGATGGTGGGAGCGTTGGCCCAGGAGGGAGGCCTGCCAGCAGTGATGTGGGCCGGTCCGGAGCGCCTCAGCCGGGCAATGCGCGAAGGCGCGCAGCCTGTTCAAGGAGGGCCGCGCCAGCAGGCGGTGCGGCTACGCCTGGGGTTTGCGGCCGAGCCCTTTTCCTATGCCGTGGAACTGGGCTACCCACAGGAACGCCAGAGCGCCTTTGCCCTTGACCCCCAGCTCAAAGGGGAATGGATCTGGGCGGGCGAGAGCTTTCACCCCCGGGCGGTGCTCAGCAGTTCAGGCGCCCAGCCTGATCCCGACCAATCGATCTTTCAGCGCGGATTTGATCCAGAGCCGCAACCGGAGGTGATGCTGCTGCGTGAGCAGATCCTCAGTTGGCGCTTTTACGACAGCTTCCGCACCGATCCCGGTGCACCGGACCGGCAGCCGCGGGTGGGAACCCGTTGCTTTGCCCTCAGCGGCGATGGCAGTGATTTACCGGCCGCGGTGCAGACCATCCTTGAAAATGGGGATGGCAACGGCCTGCAACAGGCAATGAATGATGCCTTTCCGGGATGCCACCTCAGCGTGCAGAACGATGGTGGACTGTTTCGACTGAATGTGCATCAGCCAGGACTACTGCGACCGCTGGAGGCAGCAGAACTCTCCGATGGAACCCTGCGCTATCTCCTCCTGACCGTGGCACTCTTCAGCCCGCGGCTGCCACCCCTATTGGTGTTGAACGAACCGGAAAGCAGCCTGCACCCAGAGCTCCTGGCACCCTTGGCTCGGCTGATTCAGGCAGCAGCCGAACGCACGCAGGTGTGGGTGATCGCCCATGCTTCGGCGCTGATCAATGCCCTGGCCGAACAGCCCCACTGCCGTCATCTGCACCTGGAACGGGAGATGGGGGCCACCCAGGTGCAAGCACAAACAACCCTGGAGCGCTGTAGCTGGCGTTGGCCGGGATCACTCAACGTGTGA
- a CDS encoding HEPN domain-containing protein, translating into MTTRVQAWLRQANSDLAVGQLTEAKGFHSQACYHYSQAAEKALKGALISLGVLPPYSHSLDRLINALEQQGVNSNALKELHVKSLSRMSSETRYPQDDEAPVDRFDAKDSGQARTIAESILIFVKSILKPEDNV; encoded by the coding sequence ATGACGACACGCGTTCAAGCCTGGCTGCGACAAGCAAACAGCGATCTCGCCGTGGGCCAGCTCACTGAGGCGAAAGGATTTCACAGCCAGGCCTGTTATCACTACAGCCAGGCCGCAGAGAAGGCACTCAAAGGCGCCCTGATTTCTCTTGGCGTCTTACCGCCATACAGTCATTCTCTCGATCGACTCATCAACGCACTGGAGCAACAGGGAGTCAACAGCAACGCTCTGAAAGAACTGCATGTCAAGTCTCTCAGCAGAATGAGCAGCGAAACCCGGTATCCCCAAGACGACGAAGCTCCAGTCGATCGGTTTGACGCCAAAGATTCCGGCCAGGCGCGAACAATCGCCGAAAGCATTCTGATATTTGTGAAATCGATCCTCAAGCCAGAGGACAACGTGTGA
- a CDS encoding DUF3955 domain-containing protein produces MLKILVAFSCGFAVACFIGLQACPSFLDGGGILREPFALIPLGALSTLITLSGGGVLVFKRIRRQTSHQP; encoded by the coding sequence ATGCTCAAGATCCTGGTTGCGTTCTCATGCGGCTTCGCAGTGGCCTGCTTTATCGGCTTACAAGCCTGCCCCTCGTTCCTTGATGGGGGTGGCATCCTCAGGGAGCCCTTTGCTTTGATCCCGCTGGGTGCCCTGAGCACTCTCATCACCCTTTCAGGTGGCGGAGTGCTCGTGTTCAAAAGGATTCGGCGCCAAACCTCTCATCAACCATGA
- the petM gene encoding cytochrome b6-f complex subunit PetM yields the protein MASEIFGTAAIFWVLIPVGLAGGALLLKLQKD from the coding sequence ATGGCCTCGGAGATTTTTGGGACTGCTGCAATCTTCTGGGTGCTGATCCCCGTGGGCCTGGCCGGCGGCGCCCTGCTCCTCAAGCTGCAGAAAGACTGA